A DNA window from Phyllostomus discolor isolate MPI-MPIP mPhyDis1 chromosome X, mPhyDis1.pri.v3, whole genome shotgun sequence contains the following coding sequences:
- the SERTM2 gene encoding serine-rich and transmembrane domain-containing 2 — translation MTEAHLKYHGTLTGWTHFSTPATEVNTTLDKYSNMYIYVGLFLSLLAILLLLLFIMLLRLKHVISPINSESTESVPEFTDIEMQSRIPIH, via the coding sequence ATGACGgaggcacacctcaagtaccatGGAACTCTCACTGGGTGGACCCATTTCTCCACCCCAGCAACAGAGGTTAACACCACTTTAGATAAGTATTCcaacatgtacatatatgtgggCCTATTCCTGAGCCTCCTGGCCAttctcctcctgctgctcttcATAATGCTCCTTCGGCTCAAACATGTCATCTCACCCATCAACTCTGAGAGCACAGAAAGCGTTCCTgaattcacagatatagagatGCAGAGTCGAATTCCCATTCATTGA